A segment of the Fusobacterium ulcerans genome:
GACATCGAAAAAGGTGCAGGAACATTTAACCCTAACACATTCTTAATGTCTTTAGGACCTGAACCATGGAATGTTGCTTATGTAGAGCCATCAAGAAGACCAAAAGACGGAAGATATGGAGAAAACCCTAACAGGGTTTATCAACATCATCAATTTCAGGTTATTATGAAACCATCTCCATTAAACATTCAGGAACTTTATCTTGAAAGTTTAAAAGTATTGGGAATTGACCCTGAAAAACATGATATTCGTTTTGTTGAGGATGACTGGGAGTCACCAACTCTTGGAGCTTGGGGACTTGGTTGGGAAGTATGGTTAGATGGTATGGAAGTTACTCAGTTTACATATTTTCAACAAGTAGGTGGGTTAGAACTAGATCCTATACCTGTAGAGATAACTTATGGATTAGAAAGACTTGCTCTTTATATTCAAAATAAAGAAAATGTATATGATCTTGAATGGGCACCTGGAGTAAAATATGGAGATATGAGATTCCAGTTTGAATATGAAAACTCAAAATATTCATTTGAATTAGCAGACTTAGAAAGCCATTTCAGATGGTTTGATGAATATGAAAAAGAAGCAGCTAAGATTTTAGATGCAGGATTGGTTCTGCCAGCTTATGACTATGTATTAAAATGCTCTCATACATTCAACGTTTTAGATTCAAGAGGAGCTATATCTACAACTGAGAGAATGGCTTATATTTTAAGAGTTAGAAACTTAGCAAGAAGATGTGCTGAGGTTTATGTACAAAATAGAAAGGATCTAGGTTACCCTCTTTTAAAAAAATAGTTGATTTTGAGAAAATTATTTTATTAGAGTGGATTGAAATGGAAGAGGAGGAAGAACATTGAGATTACTATTTGAAATTGGAATGGAAGAACTGCCTGCAAGATTTCTAAATCAGGCATTGAAAGATTTAAAAAATAATTTAGAAGCAAAACTTAAAGATGGAAGAATTAGTTTTAAAGATATAAAAACTTATGGAACTCCTAGAAGATTGGTTTTAGATGTTCATGAACTAGGGGAACAACAGGAAGATCTTAATATAGTTAATATGGGACCAGCTAAAAATGTAGCTTATGGAAGCAATGGAGAAATATCAAGAGCAGGACTTGGATTTGCTAAATCTCAAGGAATAGAAGCAGAAGATCTTGAGATAGTAAGCACTCCAAAAGGTGAATATATAGCTGCAAGAAAATTTATGAAAGGGAAAGAAACTAAAGAGCTTCTTCCTGAAATATTAAAAAGTCTTGTATTGGAATTAAACTTCCAAAAATCTATGACTTGGTCAGACAAAAAATTAAGATTTGCAAGACCAGTACAATGGTTCTTAGCACTTTGTGATAATGAAGTAGTAAAATTTGAAATTGAAGGAATGGAAAGTGGAAACAAATCTAGAGGACACAGATTCTTTGGTAAAGAGTTTGAAGTAAATACTATAGATGAATACTTTGAAAAAATAAGAGAAAATAATGTAATAATAGACATTGAAGAAAGAAAAGCTCTTATTAAAAAGCTTATCAATGAAAACTGCACAAATTCTGGAGAACAAGTACTTGTAGAAGATGAACTTTTAGACGAAGTAACTAACCTTATAGAATATCCATGTCCTATAGTTGGAAGCTTTAACTCAGACTTCTTAGAAGTACCACAAGAGGTCCTTATAATATCAATGGAAGTACATCAAAGATATTTCCCTATACTTGATTCAAATGGAAAACTTCTGCCTAAGTTTGTAGTTGTAAGAAATGGTGTAGAGACTTCTGAACAAGTAAGAAAAGGAAATGAAAAAGTATTATCTGCAAGACTTGCTGATGCTAGATTCTTCTATCAGGAAGATTTAAAATCACCTCTTGCTGACAATATAGAAAAATTAAAAACAGTAGTATTCCAAAAAGATCTTGGAACTATTTATTCTAAAATAGAAAGAGCAACTGAAATAGCAAAGTATTTAATAGATACTCTTGGATACAATGACAGAAAAGACAGTATTTTAAGAACTGTATTACTTGCTAAAGCTGACCTTGTTTCTAATATGATAGGAGAAAAAGAGTTTACTAAACTTCAAGGATTTATGGGAGCAGATTATGCACTGAAATCTGGAGAGGGAGAAAAAGTTTCTCTTGGTATAAAAGAGCACTACTATCCAAGATTCCAGGGAGATAATCTTCCTACAGAATTAGAAGGAATAGTAGCAGGAATCTCTGATAGATTAGATACATTAGTAGGATGTTTTGGTGTAGGAGTTATCCCAAGTGGTTCGAAAGACCCATTTGCTCTAAGAAGAGCAGCTCTTGGAATAGTAAATGTAATACTTAATTCAGGATTAGATATTTCTTTAAAAGCTTTAACTGAAAAAGCATTAGATGCTCTTCAAGGATGTGGAGTATTAAAAAGAGATAGAGAGACTGTACTTGCAGAAGTATTAGAGTTCTTCAAGCAAAGAGAAATGAATATCTTTACTGAAATGAAATACAGCAAAGATATAGTTACAGCAGTTCTTAATACTAACAGCGATAATGCTGTAGAAGCTTTGGAAAAAATAAAAACTTTAGAAGCTTTTGCTAAAGAAGAAGCATTTGAAACACTTCTTCCAGTATTAAAAAGAGTTGGAAATATTTCTAAAGATCATGAAAAAGGTATCATAAATCAAGATTTATTCAAAGAACCAGTAGAGACTGAATTATATAATTTCTCATTGGAATTAAATTCAAAAGTAATAGATGCTTTAAATAATAAAGACTATAATAGATATCTTCAAGCTATAGTTTCAGGAAAAGATATCATCAATAGATACTTTAATGAAGTAATGGTAATGGACAAAGATGAGGATGTTAAAAACAACAGACTTTCTCAACTTAAATTCCTAGCTGATCTATTTATAAAAATGGCTGACCTTAACCAGATAGAAGAAAGATAATATAATACTTGAAGAGCCTGAGAAATCAGGCTCTTCTCATAAAGAATAAAGGGGAAGAAAGTGGAATCATTAAAAAGTTTTTTTAAAAGGAAAAATATAGAGATAACAGTAAAAAGATACTGTATAGATGCCTTTAGCCATATGGCTTTAGGACTTTTTTCAACACTTCTTATAGGAACTATACTTAATACAATAGGTGGAAAACTAGGAATAACTTTTCTTACAGATGTTATCTGGAAAATAGCAAGAGATATGACAGGACCAGCTATTGGAGTAGCAGTTGCCTATGGACTTCAGGCACCTCATCTCGTATTGTTTTCATCTACAATAACTGGAGCAGCAGGAGCTATTTATGGAGGACCAGTAGGAGCTTTCATAGGGGCAGTAGTTGGAGCAGAATTTGGAAAAATGGTATCTAAAGAAACAAAAATAGATATAATAGTGACTCCAGCAGTTACTATCCTTACAGGAGCATTGGTTGTATATTATGTAGGGCCTGGAGTGGCAAGATTTATGGAGGCATTTGGAGCTTTCATAATGTATGCAACAGAACTTCAGCCATTCTATATGGGAATAATAGTATCAGTAGTAGTAGGGATAGCATTAACACTTCCCATCAGCAGTGCAGCACTGTGTATGATGGTGGGGCTGAGCGGATTAGCAGCAGGAGCTTCTACAGTTGGATGCTCTGCACAAATGGTTGGATTTGCAGTGATGAGTTTTAAGGAAAATGGATGGGGAGGTCTTGTAGCACAAGGACTGGGAACATCTATGCTGCAAATAGGAAATATTGTTAAGAACTGGAAAATATGGATACCTCCTACATTGGCTTCAGCTATATTAGGACCAGTATCAACTGTAATATTGAAATATCAAAATATTCCAATAGCAGCAGGAATGGGAACAAGTGGACTAGTAGGACAATTTGGTACTCTTTCTACCATGGAAGGGTTAGGAAGAGGAGGAGCATCTCTTTATATAGGGATCCTAATGCTTCATTTTATTCTTCCAGCTGTACTTACACTTCTCATAGCTAATTTTATGAGAAAGAAAAATTGGATAAAAGATGGAGATTTGAAATTGGATCTGTAATTTCAAAGGAGAAAAATGAAAAAAATAGATGTAGATAAGATAGAAAATGCCTTTAGAGATATACTGGATGCTTTAGGAGAAAATGTAAAAAGAGAGGGATTGGAAGATACACCAAAAAGAGTGGCACAAAGTTATGGGGAACTTTTTTCTGGACTTTTTCAAAATCCTGAAGATGTACTTAAAAGAACATTTGAAGTGGAAAAGAATGATCTCATAGTAGAAAAAAATATAGATTTTTATTCTATGTGTGAACATCATTTTCTGCCTATATTTGGGAAAATAGATATTGCCTATATTCCAAATGGAAAAATAGTTGGATTTGGTGATATAATAAAAGTAATAGATATACTTTCTAAAAGACCTCAGATACAAGAGAGACTGGGAGCTCAGATAGCTGATGCAATATATGAAACTCTTAATTGCCAAGGGGTAATGATAATCATAAAAGCTAAGCATATGTGCATGACTATGAGAGGAGAAAAGAAAGTAAACAGTGAGATAATAACAACTTCTTACAGAGGTGTATTTGAAGATGATGCTGTGAGAAGAATGGAGATTCTTTCACTGCTAAAATAAAATTTTATGGAGAATGTCATGGATAAAATATATATCAACAACCTTGAATTCATAGCA
Coding sequences within it:
- the folE gene encoding GTP cyclohydrolase I FolE, producing MKKIDVDKIENAFRDILDALGENVKREGLEDTPKRVAQSYGELFSGLFQNPEDVLKRTFEVEKNDLIVEKNIDFYSMCEHHFLPIFGKIDIAYIPNGKIVGFGDIIKVIDILSKRPQIQERLGAQIADAIYETLNCQGVMIIIKAKHMCMTMRGEKKVNSEIITTSYRGVFEDDAVRRMEILSLLK
- the glyS gene encoding glycine--tRNA ligase subunit beta, with product MRLLFEIGMEELPARFLNQALKDLKNNLEAKLKDGRISFKDIKTYGTPRRLVLDVHELGEQQEDLNIVNMGPAKNVAYGSNGEISRAGLGFAKSQGIEAEDLEIVSTPKGEYIAARKFMKGKETKELLPEILKSLVLELNFQKSMTWSDKKLRFARPVQWFLALCDNEVVKFEIEGMESGNKSRGHRFFGKEFEVNTIDEYFEKIRENNVIIDIEERKALIKKLINENCTNSGEQVLVEDELLDEVTNLIEYPCPIVGSFNSDFLEVPQEVLIISMEVHQRYFPILDSNGKLLPKFVVVRNGVETSEQVRKGNEKVLSARLADARFFYQEDLKSPLADNIEKLKTVVFQKDLGTIYSKIERATEIAKYLIDTLGYNDRKDSILRTVLLAKADLVSNMIGEKEFTKLQGFMGADYALKSGEGEKVSLGIKEHYYPRFQGDNLPTELEGIVAGISDRLDTLVGCFGVGVIPSGSKDPFALRRAALGIVNVILNSGLDISLKALTEKALDALQGCGVLKRDRETVLAEVLEFFKQREMNIFTEMKYSKDIVTAVLNTNSDNAVEALEKIKTLEAFAKEEAFETLLPVLKRVGNISKDHEKGIINQDLFKEPVETELYNFSLELNSKVIDALNNKDYNRYLQAIVSGKDIINRYFNEVMVMDKDEDVKNNRLSQLKFLADLFIKMADLNQIEER
- the glyQ gene encoding glycine--tRNA ligase subunit alpha encodes the protein MTFQEIIFALQKYWSSKGCVLGNPYDIEKGAGTFNPNTFLMSLGPEPWNVAYVEPSRRPKDGRYGENPNRVYQHHQFQVIMKPSPLNIQELYLESLKVLGIDPEKHDIRFVEDDWESPTLGAWGLGWEVWLDGMEVTQFTYFQQVGGLELDPIPVEITYGLERLALYIQNKENVYDLEWAPGVKYGDMRFQFEYENSKYSFELADLESHFRWFDEYEKEAAKILDAGLVLPAYDYVLKCSHTFNVLDSRGAISTTERMAYILRVRNLARRCAEVYVQNRKDLGYPLLKK
- a CDS encoding PTS transporter subunit IIC codes for the protein MESLKSFFKRKNIEITVKRYCIDAFSHMALGLFSTLLIGTILNTIGGKLGITFLTDVIWKIARDMTGPAIGVAVAYGLQAPHLVLFSSTITGAAGAIYGGPVGAFIGAVVGAEFGKMVSKETKIDIIVTPAVTILTGALVVYYVGPGVARFMEAFGAFIMYATELQPFYMGIIVSVVVGIALTLPISSAALCMMVGLSGLAAGASTVGCSAQMVGFAVMSFKENGWGGLVAQGLGTSMLQIGNIVKNWKIWIPPTLASAILGPVSTVILKYQNIPIAAGMGTSGLVGQFGTLSTMEGLGRGGASLYIGILMLHFILPAVLTLLIANFMRKKNWIKDGDLKLDL